ATTTCGGGCTGGTTGATGAAGGTCTGCGCCAGCGCCACCCGCTTGCGCATGCCGCCCGACAGTTGGTGCGGGTAGTGGTCGCCAAAGCCTTCCAGCCCCACGCGGCGAATCCACTGGTCGGCCAGCGCCAGGGCTTCGGCCTTGGGCTTGCCCCGGAAAATAGGGCCTGCGGCCACGTTGTCGCGCACGCTTTTCCACGGAAAGACCGCATCGGCCTGAAAGACGAAGCCAATGCGCGGGTCGATGCCCTGAATCGGCTGGCCCATGATCTTGACGCTGCCTACCGTGGGCTTGAGCAGCCCGGTGATCATGTTCAGCGTGGTCGATTTACCGCAGCCCGTGGGGCCGACGATGGCGACGAATTCGCCGCGCGCCACCTTCATGCTGAAGTTGCGCAGCGCCACAGTGGCGTTGCCGTCGGCCGATATGAAGCGCAGCGAGACGTCGTCAAACTCGATGGCGGGCGCGGTGCCGGGCGACGCGCGGCGCCCCTGCAGGGCCGTGACGTGGGCGGTGGTGGGCAAGGCTTGGTCTGTCATGTTGATCAACCGCCTTATTTGCCCGCCACCAAGGCGTTGGTGTAGGTCTTGGCCAGGTTGATGTTGCCGCTCTTGACCTGCGGCTTGTACGTGGCCAGCACCTTCAGCACCGTTTCTGGCCCGCCTTCAGGCATGCGCCCGTCCTTGGTGAACATGGGCAGCGAGGCCTTCAGCGCCGATACATACAGCGCCTTGTCGCTGCCGTAGTAGTCCTTGGGCATCTTCTCGGCGATTTCTTCGGCCGAATGGGTGCTGATCCACTGCATGGTCTTGCTGAAGGCGCGCGCCAGCTTGGTCGCCTCGGCCTTGTGGCTGTCGGCCCAGGCGTTTTGCACATAGAAGCTGGCGGCCGGGTACAGACCGCCCAGGGCCGCCTTGGTGCCCTCTTCGGTGCGCAGGTCGACCAGCACCTTGGCGTCGCCCGTCTTGAGCAGCTCGGACACGGTGGGCTCGGTCGTCATGCCCGCCTGGATGCGGTCTTGCTTGATGGCGGCAATGAAGGTGGCGCCAGCACCCACGGGCAGCAACGAATACTCTTTGGACGCCACGCCCGCGCGGTCGGCCAGGTAGCGGGTCAGAAAGTCGGTGGACGATCCCAGCCCCGTCACGCCCAGCGTCTTGCCGCCCTTGGCGTCGGCCATGCTTTTGAAGCCCGCGTTGAAGGCCTTGGTGGACACCAATTCGACCTCGCCGGGCACCTTGCCGAACACGGCAATAGCCTCGAT
This genomic interval from Ottowia oryzae contains the following:
- a CDS encoding ABC transporter ATP-binding protein, whose translation is MTDQALPTTAHVTALQGRRASPGTAPAIEFDDVSLRFISADGNATVALRNFSMKVARGEFVAIVGPTGCGKSTTLNMITGLLKPTVGSVKIMGQPIQGIDPRIGFVFQADAVFPWKSVRDNVAAGPIFRGKPKAEALALADQWIRRVGLEGFGDHYPHQLSGGMRKRVALAQTFINQPEILLMDEPFSALDMQTRTLMQDELLGLWSGTGGSVVFVTHDLEEAIALADRVFVLSARPATLKRVYDIDLPRPRVMSQVRYDPQFIDLSKRIWDDLREEVVIH
- a CDS encoding ABC transporter substrate-binding protein — its product is MKALPRRTLLAAALGAALAAGAPLAQAADTPITIMVGGINKIIYLPAKLTEALGYFKDEGLKVELQSQPAGVDAENQLIAGAVQGVVGFYDHTIDLQSKGKEIEAIAVFGKVPGEVELVSTKAFNAGFKSMADAKGGKTLGVTGLGSSTDFLTRYLADRAGVASKEYSLLPVGAGATFIAAIKQDRIQAGMTTEPTVSELLKTGDAKVLVDLRTEEGTKAALGGLYPAASFYVQNAWADSHKAEATKLARAFSKTMQWISTHSAEEIAEKMPKDYYGSDKALYVSALKASLPMFTKDGRMPEGGPETVLKVLATYKPQVKSGNINLAKTYTNALVAGK